In the Blautia coccoides genome, ACTTATGGTGTTTATTGACTGGGAACAGGAAGGGTATGAGATTGTATATACTGCTGCCGATGGAGCAGAAGCACTTACATATCTGAAAGAGCATAAGGTGGATCTGGTCATTGCAGACATTAAGATGCCGGTAATGAGTGGACTAGAACTTTTGGAGACAATACGCAGAGAAAATATTTCAGATGCTTATTTTATAATTTTAAGTGGTTACAGCGATTTTTCCTATGCACAGCAGGCAATTCGTTATGAATGTATGGAATATATTTTGAAACCGGTGGAAAAAGAGGAACTTTTGGGTGTACTGCGCAGAGTAGCCAAAGTGTCAGAAGCTGCCAGGGAAAATGAAAAGAAAAAACAAAAGCTGGAACATGAGTATCTGGCCAGAAATATCATTTCACTTCTTTGCGGAAAATACGACCGAGTTAATCTGGAATATATAAAAAGTCATATGAATCTTTCAGACAGTGTCAGATATGTTTATTTGGAACCCTATAATATAGGAGACATGTCCGAACAGGAGGATGGGGAATACCGTCTGATTCAGAGAAAACTGTATCAGGCCTGTCAGGATTTCCTGAAAGAAGACTGCAGTCACTGTTTCTTTGATGTGTCCTGGAATGAGAAGAATTACGATATAGGTTTTATTTACTGTGATTATATGGCGAAGAACCGGGCAATCAGTGAAGTTGAGTATCTGAGCGACTTTCAGGAGAGTCTTGAACTGGCAATTCAGCGTCCTGTAAAATTGCTGGCGGGTAAAAAAGTATCAGACATTTCTGGACTGGCAAAATCCTATAGTACCGCCTGTGTATTGAACTCTCTGGAAGCATTTCGTGCAAAAAAGAAAATGTATTTTTATGAAGAAGAGGTACAGATTCATAATGGGGGTATTATCCTGTGCAAACAGAACCTGGATGCGTTGATATCAGCCATTGAGCAAAACGATAAGATACAGATCCGTAAATGTGTGGAAAATCTGTATGAAGAAATGCAGCAGATGGGACTTGCCGCAGATACAGTGAATCTTAACATTAATTATTTCCTGTTTCAGCTGATTTATCTGGCAACCGAGCAGGATGATTGTGTCGATCAGAAAGAAATTCTACATTTCATTGGTGAAAGTACATTTGAAGAGGGAGTCACCAGAGGCAGCAGTGTGCATATGGTGCATTTTGCTCTGGAGTATGCAGAATATCTGGCTCAGCTTCGCAAAAATATTTCCAGGGGAGGCGTACTTGGAGATATTGAGAAAGAAATACGCGAAAATTATGCAGAGAATCTTACTTTGAGAGAATTGAGTAAAAAGTACTATGTGAACAGTGCTTATCTGGGACAGATATTCCGGAAAAAGTTCGGACAGTCATTTAAAGAGTATCTGAATAACTATCGGATGGAGCAGGCAGTTCAGAGACTGTTGTATACCAGTGATAAAATCTATCAGATTGCTATGGATGTGGGATATAAAGACTGCGATTATTTTATTAACCGTTTTATTGCAGCAAAGGGATGCACACCTGCAAAGTTCCGCAGACAGGGCGGAGTATTGAAAAACTGAGAAAATGGAAGAAATTTTCCAAATGAAAAAAGACAGGATAAATGATAGGGTTCTATAATTTGTCCTGTCTTTTTGTATGCTTTGTCCGGTTGAGGTTTTTTTTGTAGAAGGTACAATATAGTAAATTGATAAGTCGTATTTGTTCTGCAGACGAATAGGAAAATATTTATAGTATCAAAAGAAATAGGAGGATGGGGTCTATGAAAAGAAAATGTTTAATATCCCTTATGCTGTTAGCGGCGGTGTCAATGGCGGCCTGTGGCAAAGCAGAAAAAGAAACAGACACAGGTGCAGAGTCATCTGATGGCGAAGTAAAAGAATTTACTGCATTCTTTGCAGTTCCCGGTTCAGAAATCAATGATGATAATGAAATTCAGCAGAAAATTGCTGAGATTACAGGTGCTAAATGTAAAGAGACATGGCTTACAGGACAGACTGCTCAGGAAGCAGTAGGAACATTAATCGCCGGTGGTGAGTATCCGGATATGATTGATGGTGGAGATGGTATGGCACAGCTTTATGATGCTGGTGCACTGGTTGCACTGGATGATTATATCGATAAGTATCCGAATATCAAAGAATATCTGACTGAAGAACAGTGGGATAAGCTTCGTCAGGATGATGGACATATTTACTGGATTCAGCAGTTCGGCAATATTTATGGTGAAGAGAAAGCAACTACTCATAATGATGAGGCTTTCTGGATACAGGCTCGTGTTCTTGAATGGGCAGGATATCCTGAAATCAGCACAATGGATGAATATTTTGACCTGATCGAAAGTTATAACGAAGCAAATCCTGTGATGGAAGACGGAACAGCCCATATTCCTTACACAATCCTCTGTGATGACTGGCGTTATTTTTGTCTGGAAAATGCTCCTCAGTTCCTGGATGGATATCCAAATGATGGTTCTGTTATTGTAGATCCGAATGAATTAAAGATTATCGATTACAATACAACACCTACTGCTAAAAGATATTTCGGAAAATTGAATGAAGAGTATCAGAAAGGCATTGTAGATCCGGAATCCTTTACACAGACTTATGATGAATATATTGCAAAACTTTCCACCGGACGTGTGCTGGGTATGATTGACCAGTGGTGGGATTTTGCTTATACCGTAAATGATGCACTGAAACAGCAGGGACTTGATAAAAAGGGATGTGACTACATACCACTTCCGATTACGATTGAAAAAGGAATGAAGAACCAGTGGCATAACTCCGGCGGTGCTCTGAATGTTGCCAGCGGTCTTGCTATTACCACTAGCTGTGATGATGTAGAAGGTGCTCTTCAGTTTGTGAATGATCTTCTTTCTCAGGAAGTACATGACCTTCGTTACTGGGGTATTAAAGATGTTGATTATTCTGTAGATGAAAATGGAGAGTATTATCGTACAGAAGACATGAGAAAGAAGGATTCCGATACAGCGTATAAGGCTTCTCATAAATGTGTATATTCTTATTTCCCACAGTATATCGGAACAAGCCGTGATGGAATCAACGCAATGCAGCCACAGTATCAGGCAAAAGAGTTTTATGAGGGATTGTCAGATGATGTAAAAAAATGCTTCGATGCTTATGGTGCTGAAACATATGTAGACATGCTTGGAACCAGTGAGGCTCCGGGACCATGGTATCCAATGTATTCTTTCTCAAGTGCTATGACAACAAGCACACCTGGTGGTATTGCATGGACAAAGATGGGAGAAATCAAGCATGAATATCTTCCTAAAGTAGTAATGGCATCAGATTTTGAAGCTGCATGGGATGAGTACATGAGTGTATACGAAAAATGTAATCCTCAGGATTTCCTGGAAGAAATGCAGACAGAACTTGATCGCAGAATGGAAGAAGCCAAGAAGTATCAGTAGAATATAAGTGAATAAATCGGGCAGATGTCGGTTTCGGTATCGCGTGACAGACCGGTTCATCTGCCCTCTCTTTTTAGGAGGAGACTATGGCTGCTATAGAAAAAAGAAAAAAAGAAAAAGTAACAGAAATGAAAGTGAAAATCACTTGGAAAGAAATAAAAAGACAGAAAGCTCTGCTGATCTGGTCAGCCTTTATTGTATTATATGGTGTGATTTTCTGCTATTTGCCACTGGGAGGATGGCTGATGGCTTTCCAGGATTACCGTCCCAAGGATGGACTTCTGCATTCTCAGTTTGTAGGATTGGCAAAGTTCCAGCAGTTGTTTTCTGATGCCACATTCCTGCGTGTTATCAGAAATACACTGGCTATGGGTGTAATCAACCTGGTAGCAACCTTCTTTATGGCAATTTTATTTGCTATTTTGTTGAACGATGTAAAATCTCAGGGTGGAAAAAAAGTAGTGCAGACAATCTCTTACCTGCCGCACTTCCTGTCCTGGATTATCGTTACTGGTATTCTGCATGACGCACTGTCCGGAACGGGTATTGTAAATGAGTTTCTTTTGAAATTCGGTATTCTTGATCAGCCTCTGAATTTCTTCGCTCATCCAAAATTCTTCTGGCCAATCGTGGCATTTGCCAATGTATGGAAGGAAACAGGATGGAATGCCATTATTTATCTTTCTGCAATTACATCCATTGACCCTTCCCTTTATGAAGCGGCCAATATTGATGGGGCCGGAAGATGGCAGAGAATCCGCTATATTACATTACCGGGAATCCGTCCGACTATTATGATTCTTCTTCTGATGAATGTAGGTAACGTATTAAATGCAGGTTTTGAAATCCAGTACCTGTTAGGTAATGGTCTGGTACAGAGCGTGGCACAGACAATTGATATTTACGTATTGAAATGGGGTATCAGCCAGAATGACTTTGCAATTGGTACTGCGGCAGGTATCTTCAAGAGTTTTGTCAGCATCGTGCTTGTTGTCATCGCCAATGAGATTGCAAAACGGACCGGTGACGAGCGGCTGTTTTAGGAAAGGAGAAATCAGACTATGGAAAAACTTCACAAAAGGAAAAAAACATCGGTTGGGGATACCATCTTCGTGATATGTAATACCCTGTTCATGATTCTATTCGTGCTGATTACACTATATCCGATTCTGAATACAGTGGCAATTTCACTTAATGACGGTACGGATGCATTGAGGGGTGGGATTTATCTGTGGCCCCGAAAATTTACCTGGAAGAACTATCTTACCGTTTTACAGAAAGATAACCTGCTGACAGGTGCTTATATTTCTGTGGCAAGAACAGTAGTTGGAACTTTGCTGGCCCTGATTGCCAATGCAATTCTGGCATTTATCGTCAGCAGAAAACGTTTCCTGTTCAAAAAACAGTTGTCACTGTTCTGGGTTATTACCATGTATGTAAACGGTGGCATGATTCCAACATTCCTGCTGTACAAAAACCTGGGAATGACAAACAGTTTCTGGGTTTATGTAATTCCTGGTATGTTCAGTGCCTTTAATATGTTAGTTATCCGTACCTATATGAACGGTCTTCCGGAGAGTCTGGAAGAGTCTGCACAGCTTGATGGTGCCGGATACACAACGATTTTCTGGAAAATCACTTCACCGCTGTGTAAACCGGTGTATGCGACCGTAGCTTTGTTTGTGGCAGTTGGTCAGTGGAACTCCTGGTTCGATGCCATGCTGTACAACCGTATGAGCGACCACCTGACAACCTTGCAGTATGAGTTGATGAAACTGCTTTCTTCCGTTACCAATCAGGGTAATTCTGTAGAAGCTATGAAAAATGCAGCAGGTGCAGTTACTCCAACATCTGTACGTGCAGCAGCTACCGTATTGACCATGTTGCCGATTGTCTGCCTGTATCCGTTCCTTCAGAGATACTTTGTAGCCGGTCTGACCATCGGAGGAGTAAAGGAATAAGATAAAGATGGAAAAGGGAGCCGTTTACACAGGAATTTATCCAAATATATTCGAATTAGCCGGATATGAGAAAAAGGAAATAGAAAATAGAATAGATCAAATATTTCAGACTCTTTTTTATGGGAGTGATGAGGAAAGAATTTATCATTCCGTTGGTTGTGAGCTTGGATACATAGAGGATACCGGTAATCTGGATGCACGTACGGAAGGTATGTCTTATGGTATGATGATGTGTGTGCAGATGAATAAAAAAGAAGAGTTTGACAGGATATGGAAATGGGCAAGAACTTATATGTATATGACCGAAGGTGAAAATGCCGGATATTTTGCATGGTCCTGTGGAACAGACGGCACAAGAAACGCTGATGGTCCCGCACCGGACGGAGAAGAGTTCTTTGCAATGGCATTATTTTTTGCCTCTCATCGCTGGGGCGACGGGGAAGGGATTTTTGCTTATAGCGAAGAGGCAAAAAAGTTGCTGCATACCTGTATTCATAAAGGAGAAAACGGAGAAGCGGGACGTGCCATGTGGGATCCGGATAACCACCTGATACGTTTTATTACCGAAGTGGATTTTTCAGATCCTTCCTATCATCTGCCTCATTTTTATGAATTATTTGCACAGTGGTCTTACGAAGAAGACCGTTCTTTCTGGGAGGAAGCAGCGAAGGCAAGCAGGGAATACTTGAAGAAGGCATGTCACCCTGTGACCGGCCTGTGTGCAGAGTATGCAGAGTATGATGGAACCCCTTGCACAAAAGGGCAGAATATCTGGGGGAGACATGACTGGTATTACAGTGATGCCTATCGCACGATTGCTAATATTGCTCTGGATTATGCCTGGTTTGGTGCAGATGAGTGGGAAGTGGAAGAAGGAAAGCGCTTTCTGAAATTTTTCTGTGAGACAGCAGGGGAGGAACATCAGGATGGAATTTTTGCCATTGATGGTACGGTGATTCCCGGGAAAGCCCTGCATCCGGTGGCTATGACAGCAGTAAATGCACAGGCAGGATTGCTGGTACAGAATGAACATGCTCTTGCCTGTGTCCGCAAGTTCTGGAATACACCTCTGCGCACAGGAAACAGGAGATATTATGATAATTGCCTTTATTTCTTCGCTTTTCTTGCATTAAGTGGAAATTATAGAATCTATTAACAGGAGATATTGATATGCATTTTGCAAACAATCCAATTTTGCCGGGTTTTCGTCCGGATCCTTCCATCTGCAGAGTGGGAGACGATTATTATCTTGTAACATCAACCTTTGCTTATTTTCCTGGTGTTCCTGTTTATCACAGCAAAGATCTGGCTAACTGGGAGCAGATTGGTCATGTACTTACCCGGGAATCTCAGCTTCATCTGGAAAATGCCGGACATTCCAGGGGAATTTATGCACCGACCCTACGGTATTTTCAGGGGCGATATTACATGATTACAACAAATGTTTCTCATCGAAACAATTTTATTGTAACTGCTGAAAAACCGGAGGGACCCTGGTCTGATCCTTATTATCTGGATGAAGATGCTCCGGGGATTGATCCCAGTCTGTTTTTTGACGAAGATGAAGATGGAACAGTTCATTGCTATTATGTAGGAACAAGACCAAACCAGAAGCACGGAGTTCGTTATAATGGGGACTGGGAGATATGGGTTCAGGAACTTGATTTGAAGACAATGGAGCTTATTGGTGAAAGCAAAAAAATCTGGAAAGGTGCCATGCATCATGTGATCTGGCCGGAAGGACCTCACCTTTACAAAAAGGATGGTTATTATTATCTGATGAATGCTGAGGGAGGTACAGGACCAAATCACAGTATGACGATTTCCAGAAGCAGAAGTGTGTGGGGACCATATGAGGGCAATCCCAATAACCCTATTCTGACTCATCGTCATCTGGGAAATGATTATCCCATCACTGCTGTGGGTCATGGTGATCTGGTGGACGATGGCCATGGAAACTGGTATGTGGTTATGCTGGGTTCCAGAAAATGCGAAGGCTATGTAAATACAGGTCGCGATACATTTCTTGCGAAAGTGACATGGGAAGATGGATGGCCTGTTGTGAATCCGGGAGTCGGTATGCTGGAGTCGGTAGTCGAACTTCCGGGAGATGGGGCAGAAATGAAACCTGAAAGCCAGGTATACCATTTCTTCGAGAAGAAACTCCCGATGGAATGCATGACTCTTCGGAAGCCTCTTTGGGAAAAATACGATCTTTTCCAGAGAAGTGGATATCTGAGACTTCCGACTTTGCCGCAGACATTAAATGAAACATCCTGTCCTGCTTTCGTTGCTGTAAGACAGAAGGAATATCTGTATCTTGCATCTGCGGGAATAGAGTTTTCCCCCTGTGTAAATGGGGAGGAAGCTGGTCTTGCCATTCTGTGTGATGAGACACATCATGTTCGGTTTACCAAAATGATGTGTGACGGTAAGGTGCAGCTGGTACTCGATCGTCGTCTGGGTGACAAAGAAGAAAAACTGGCTGCTGAAGAAATCGAAGACGGATTTGTAAATCTGGAAATCAGAGGCAGAGGACAGAAGACAGATTTCTACTATAAAGTTCAGGGAAAAGAAAAGATGCTGCTTGTTTCTGATGTGGATATGACAGGATTGAGTACTGAACTGGCGGGCGGTTTTACAGGTTGCTGCCTAGGAATGTATGCATCCTCCAATGGTGAAATTTCAGAAAATCATGCGGACTTTGCATGGATGGCTATTGAAAACCAGTAAGAGTATCCGTTATAATAATTAAAGATTCTAAGCTGTGTACCCCCGGAAATTCCAGCGGAATTTCCGGGTACTATTATCTTGAAAAGGGTATCATGTTATGCAAAGCATGGTGCACCCCTCATAGCAGGTACACCGAAGCATACTTTAATTTCTAAGAGAGGAAACGGATATATGAGAAAGTACTGGAAACAATGTACACTTTTATGCTGCGTCGTAGCTCTGGTGGGAACAGCATTTTGGCAAATAGGAAATAGGAAAAAGTCGGAGATTAGAAAATATTCGGCTTTTTTTTCCGTTCCAGGACAGGAGATTGATGAAGATAATGAGATAAAAAAGAAAATCGCGGAACTGACAGGAGCAGAATGTGAAGAGATATGGCTGGTAGGACAGACTTCCGATCAGGCTATTGCTTCCTATATTGCCGGAGGAGAGTATCCGGATTTTATTTCCGGCAATATTGATTTATATGAAGCAAATGCTTTGATTCCGGTTGATGAGTATTGGGATGAATACCCGAATCTGCGCAGTTATTTTACTGATAGTCAGTGGGAGCTGTTAAAACAGGAGGATGGGCATATTTACTGGATCCCCCAGTTTGGGAATCAAAAAAATCCATCAGAAGATATTCTGCATAATGGCGAAGCATTCTGGATACAGACAAGAGTATTAAAATGGGCGAAGTATCCGGAAATACGTACGTTGGAAGAATACTTTAATCTTATTGAGGCTTATGTGGACGCTCATCCTCTGGATGACCTTGTACCATATACTGTTCTTTGTGATGACTGGCGATATTTTTGTCTGGAAAATGTGCCGCAGTTTTTAGATGGCTATCCTAATGATGGCTGCTGCATTGTGAATCCAAATACATTAAAAGTGGAGGATTATAATACCACAGCCACGGCAAGAAAATATTACCGGATATTAAATGAAGAATTTCAGAAAGGAATTCTTGATCCAGAGTTCTACACACAGACTTATAGTGAGTATCTGGAAAAACTTGCTACCGGACGTGTTCTTGGTATGTCAGATCAGTGGTGGCAGTTTTATTATACCGTGGATGATATGTTGCGTCAGCAGGGAGAGGGAATGAATTATGTGCCTCTTCCCATTACAATCGACAGAAATGTACAAAATAAGTGGCATACCCAGAATGGAACTCAGCCAGATGTTTCAGGAGGAATATCTGTCACAGTAAGTTGTAAAGATGTAAAGGGGGCTTTTCAGTTCCTTAATGATTTGCTCAGAGAGGATATTCAGAAACTTCGTTTTTGGGGAATTGAAGGGGTAGATTATGAAGTGGAC is a window encoding:
- a CDS encoding response regulator transcription factor — translated: MLRVLLVDDEPFIVQGLMVFIDWEQEGYEIVYTAADGAEALTYLKEHKVDLVIADIKMPVMSGLELLETIRRENISDAYFIILSGYSDFSYAQQAIRYECMEYILKPVEKEELLGVLRRVAKVSEAARENEKKKQKLEHEYLARNIISLLCGKYDRVNLEYIKSHMNLSDSVRYVYLEPYNIGDMSEQEDGEYRLIQRKLYQACQDFLKEDCSHCFFDVSWNEKNYDIGFIYCDYMAKNRAISEVEYLSDFQESLELAIQRPVKLLAGKKVSDISGLAKSYSTACVLNSLEAFRAKKKMYFYEEEVQIHNGGIILCKQNLDALISAIEQNDKIQIRKCVENLYEEMQQMGLAADTVNLNINYFLFQLIYLATEQDDCVDQKEILHFIGESTFEEGVTRGSSVHMVHFALEYAEYLAQLRKNISRGGVLGDIEKEIRENYAENLTLRELSKKYYVNSAYLGQIFRKKFGQSFKEYLNNYRMEQAVQRLLYTSDKIYQIAMDVGYKDCDYFINRFIAAKGCTPAKFRRQGGVLKN
- a CDS encoding ABC transporter permease, encoding MAAIEKRKKEKVTEMKVKITWKEIKRQKALLIWSAFIVLYGVIFCYLPLGGWLMAFQDYRPKDGLLHSQFVGLAKFQQLFSDATFLRVIRNTLAMGVINLVATFFMAILFAILLNDVKSQGGKKVVQTISYLPHFLSWIIVTGILHDALSGTGIVNEFLLKFGILDQPLNFFAHPKFFWPIVAFANVWKETGWNAIIYLSAITSIDPSLYEAANIDGAGRWQRIRYITLPGIRPTIMILLLMNVGNVLNAGFEIQYLLGNGLVQSVAQTIDIYVLKWGISQNDFAIGTAAGIFKSFVSIVLVVIANEIAKRTGDERLF
- a CDS encoding sugar ABC transporter substrate-binding protein, which encodes MRKYWKQCTLLCCVVALVGTAFWQIGNRKKSEIRKYSAFFSVPGQEIDEDNEIKKKIAELTGAECEEIWLVGQTSDQAIASYIAGGEYPDFISGNIDLYEANALIPVDEYWDEYPNLRSYFTDSQWELLKQEDGHIYWIPQFGNQKNPSEDILHNGEAFWIQTRVLKWAKYPEIRTLEEYFNLIEAYVDAHPLDDLVPYTVLCDDWRYFCLENVPQFLDGYPNDGCCIVNPNTLKVEDYNTTATARKYYRILNEEFQKGILDPEFYTQTYSEYLEKLATGRVLGMSDQWWQFYYTVDDMLRQQGEGMNYVPLPITIDRNVQNKWHTQNGTQPDVSGGISVTVSCKDVKGAFQFLNDLLREDIQKLRFWGIEGVDYEVDENGLFYLTEEQRDMVADSQYKNTHFCSYAYFPRLEGNYEDGINAFSPEFQPEEFYAALPEDVKECLSAYGCNDYVDMLGNHDIPGEWFPVYAYADILTTGSEAGLVWKKMDQVKREYLPQLVMTEDFDSIWEKYMESYESVHPEIFFAEMQKVVDERTGNKSE
- a CDS encoding glycosyl hydrolase family 8; its protein translation is MEKGAVYTGIYPNIFELAGYEKKEIENRIDQIFQTLFYGSDEERIYHSVGCELGYIEDTGNLDARTEGMSYGMMMCVQMNKKEEFDRIWKWARTYMYMTEGENAGYFAWSCGTDGTRNADGPAPDGEEFFAMALFFASHRWGDGEGIFAYSEEAKKLLHTCIHKGENGEAGRAMWDPDNHLIRFITEVDFSDPSYHLPHFYELFAQWSYEEDRSFWEEAAKASREYLKKACHPVTGLCAEYAEYDGTPCTKGQNIWGRHDWYYSDAYRTIANIALDYAWFGADEWEVEEGKRFLKFFCETAGEEHQDGIFAIDGTVIPGKALHPVAMTAVNAQAGLLVQNEHALACVRKFWNTPLRTGNRRYYDNCLYFFAFLALSGNYRIY
- a CDS encoding extracellular solute-binding protein, whose protein sequence is MKRKCLISLMLLAAVSMAACGKAEKETDTGAESSDGEVKEFTAFFAVPGSEINDDNEIQQKIAEITGAKCKETWLTGQTAQEAVGTLIAGGEYPDMIDGGDGMAQLYDAGALVALDDYIDKYPNIKEYLTEEQWDKLRQDDGHIYWIQQFGNIYGEEKATTHNDEAFWIQARVLEWAGYPEISTMDEYFDLIESYNEANPVMEDGTAHIPYTILCDDWRYFCLENAPQFLDGYPNDGSVIVDPNELKIIDYNTTPTAKRYFGKLNEEYQKGIVDPESFTQTYDEYIAKLSTGRVLGMIDQWWDFAYTVNDALKQQGLDKKGCDYIPLPITIEKGMKNQWHNSGGALNVASGLAITTSCDDVEGALQFVNDLLSQEVHDLRYWGIKDVDYSVDENGEYYRTEDMRKKDSDTAYKASHKCVYSYFPQYIGTSRDGINAMQPQYQAKEFYEGLSDDVKKCFDAYGAETYVDMLGTSEAPGPWYPMYSFSSAMTTSTPGGIAWTKMGEIKHEYLPKVVMASDFEAAWDEYMSVYEKCNPQDFLEEMQTELDRRMEEAKKYQ
- a CDS encoding glycoside hydrolase family 43 protein produces the protein MHFANNPILPGFRPDPSICRVGDDYYLVTSTFAYFPGVPVYHSKDLANWEQIGHVLTRESQLHLENAGHSRGIYAPTLRYFQGRYYMITTNVSHRNNFIVTAEKPEGPWSDPYYLDEDAPGIDPSLFFDEDEDGTVHCYYVGTRPNQKHGVRYNGDWEIWVQELDLKTMELIGESKKIWKGAMHHVIWPEGPHLYKKDGYYYLMNAEGGTGPNHSMTISRSRSVWGPYEGNPNNPILTHRHLGNDYPITAVGHGDLVDDGHGNWYVVMLGSRKCEGYVNTGRDTFLAKVTWEDGWPVVNPGVGMLESVVELPGDGAEMKPESQVYHFFEKKLPMECMTLRKPLWEKYDLFQRSGYLRLPTLPQTLNETSCPAFVAVRQKEYLYLASAGIEFSPCVNGEEAGLAILCDETHHVRFTKMMCDGKVQLVLDRRLGDKEEKLAAEEIEDGFVNLEIRGRGQKTDFYYKVQGKEKMLLVSDVDMTGLSTELAGGFTGCCLGMYASSNGEISENHADFAWMAIENQ
- a CDS encoding carbohydrate ABC transporter permease: MEKLHKRKKTSVGDTIFVICNTLFMILFVLITLYPILNTVAISLNDGTDALRGGIYLWPRKFTWKNYLTVLQKDNLLTGAYISVARTVVGTLLALIANAILAFIVSRKRFLFKKQLSLFWVITMYVNGGMIPTFLLYKNLGMTNSFWVYVIPGMFSAFNMLVIRTYMNGLPESLEESAQLDGAGYTTIFWKITSPLCKPVYATVALFVAVGQWNSWFDAMLYNRMSDHLTTLQYELMKLLSSVTNQGNSVEAMKNAAGAVTPTSVRAAATVLTMLPIVCLYPFLQRYFVAGLTIGGVKE